In Persephonella sp., the following proteins share a genomic window:
- a CDS encoding alanine racemase has protein sequence MKKIYEKPIITKLETGFMNKFGSSPLYARKVRRDIDGVPINELVEKYGSPLFVVSERKLREKYRQIYNAFASRYPNVQFGWSYKTNYLQAVCAVLHQEGAIAEVVSAFEYEKARNLGIEGKDIIFNGPYKPVSILEKAAAEGAMIHIDHFDEIIDLEKVAEKLGKQIKVAIRLNMDTGIHPQWSRFGFNLETGQATDAVKRIKAGGKLILNGLHCHIGTFILEPEAYAKEVEKMVKFAYEVEDNFGFKIEYIDIGGGFPSKNKLKGTYLSPDVLVPSVDEFAEKITDALYSNLRPGDFPKLILETGRAIVDEAEYLITTIFASKRLPDGRKAYIADAGVNLLFTAFWYKFNIEIDREVQGTNEPAVIYGPLCMNIDVIDEGSLLPPLERGTRLIFSPVGAYNNTQWMQFIEYRPNVVMVMEDGTVEVIREKEDITDIERRERLPDKLKLK, from the coding sequence ATGAAAAAGATATATGAAAAACCAATCATAACAAAGCTTGAAACCGGTTTTATGAATAAATTTGGAAGTTCTCCCCTTTATGCAAGAAAGGTTAGAAGAGATATTGATGGGGTTCCCATTAATGAGCTTGTAGAAAAATACGGTTCACCCCTTTTTGTCGTATCAGAAAGGAAACTCAGAGAAAAATACAGACAGATTTACAATGCATTCGCCTCAAGATACCCAAATGTTCAGTTTGGGTGGTCATACAAAACAAACTACCTTCAGGCTGTATGTGCTGTTCTTCATCAGGAGGGTGCAATAGCTGAGGTTGTTTCTGCGTTTGAATACGAAAAGGCAAGAAACCTTGGGATAGAAGGGAAAGACATAATATTTAATGGTCCTTATAAGCCTGTTTCCATACTGGAGAAGGCTGCTGCTGAAGGTGCGATGATACATATAGACCATTTTGATGAAATTATTGATCTTGAAAAGGTTGCAGAAAAGCTGGGTAAACAGATTAAGGTTGCAATCAGGCTGAATATGGATACAGGTATCCATCCCCAGTGGAGCAGATTTGGGTTTAATCTGGAAACAGGACAGGCAACTGATGCTGTAAAAAGGATAAAAGCAGGAGGTAAGCTAATTCTTAACGGTCTTCACTGTCATATAGGGACATTTATTCTTGAGCCAGAAGCATACGCAAAAGAAGTTGAGAAAATGGTAAAGTTTGCATACGAGGTTGAGGATAATTTTGGATTTAAGATTGAGTATATAGATATTGGTGGTGGATTTCCGTCTAAAAATAAACTGAAAGGAACCTATCTGTCACCTGATGTTTTAGTTCCATCGGTTGACGAGTTTGCAGAAAAAATAACAGATGCCCTTTATTCAAACCTTAGACCGGGGGATTTTCCAAAGCTAATACTGGAAACAGGTAGGGCTATTGTTGATGAAGCTGAGTATCTGATAACAACAATATTTGCCTCTAAAAGATTGCCTGACGGCAGGAAAGCATACATAGCAGATGCAGGGGTTAATCTTTTGTTTACAGCATTCTGGTATAAGTTTAATATAGAGATTGATAGGGAAGTTCAGGGAACAAATGAGCCTGCTGTTATATACGGACCTTTATGTATGAATATTGATGTTATAGATGAAGGTTCTCTCCTGCCTCCTCTTGAAAGGGGAACGAGGCTGATATTTTCTCCTGTTGGTGCTTACAATAACACCCAGTGGATGCAGTTTATAGAATACAGACCAAATGTTGTTATGGTAATGGAAGATGGAACAGTGGAAGTTATAAGGGAAAAAGAGGACATAACAGATATAGAAAGGAGAGAAAGGCTTCCAGATAAATTAAAATTAAAATAA